In the Bacillota bacterium genome, GCGAATTTCGGCTTCGTCCCGCACACCACCAAGTGACATGCGCACAAAACTGCGGTTTAGCGCTCGGGCTACTGAACGCGCTAGTGAGGTCTTGCCCACACCGGGTGGCCCCACCAAGCAGAGGATAGGCCCCTTTAAGGTGTGCGTCAACTGGCGCACCGCGAGATACTCGAGGATGCGCGTCTTTACTTTTTCTAGACCGTAGTGGTCTTCATGCAATATTTCTTCAGCCGCTTTTATGTTGAGAGAGTCTTCGGTCATGACTCCCCAAGGCAGGGAGAGCACCCAATCTAAGTAATTGCGCACCACCACGGCCTCAGCCACTCCAGGGGGCATACGCTCTAAGCGGTCTATTTCTTTGGCGCACTTATCAGCTACTTCTTCTGGCAACTTTAAACTAGCCACTTTTTCGCGCAACTCTTCTGACTCAGTGCTCCGCTCATCCTTACTGCCTAATTCCTTTTGAATGGCCTTGATTTGTTCCCTTAGGTAGTACTCGCGCTGGTTTTTCTCCATCTGCTTGCGCACCCGATTACTTAAACGGCGGTCAATCTCTAAGATTTCTATTTCCCGCGCGATAAGCTCGCGCAGCTTCTCCAGCCGCTCTTTGACATTGTAGGCGGCTAGGATACTCTGCTTATCTTCGATACTGAGGTTAAGATGCGTTACTATGGAGTCGGCCAGGTAGCCTGGCTCATCGATGGCGCTAATGGTGGCCAGGACTTCGGGGGGTGTCTTCTTGCCCGCCTTGACATACTGCTCAAAAACCTCGAGCACATTTCTGTGTAGGGCCTCCATGTACACAGTTGCTTCGGCCTGGTCGAGAATGATGTTGACCTCTGCTACCATGTAGGGCTCGGTGTTGACCATGGAGACGATACTGGCACGGCTCTTGCCCTCTACCAAGACCCTGGCGGTGCCGCCAGGCAAAGTTATGACTTGTTTTATTACTGCTAAAGTAGCCACAGGGTTGAGCTCAGCTGGAGTCGGCTCCTCGAGGCTGATATCAGTCTGGGTAGCCAACAATATCTCTCCGCTGCCGCTCATGGCCGCGTTAACGGCATTAATCGAGCGCTCGCGCCCAACGTCTAGATTTACGATACTGTGAGGAAAAACCATGTAGCCCCGTAGGGGCAAAACCGGAAACATCGCTAAGTTACCTTCCAAGCGTTTCTTACCTCCTGAATTACCTGTATGACCTTAGACCCTAGTGTAAGAATAGTATACGCCACAAAAAAAATACCCGCTAGTGCGGGCAGTGTATCGCCGGAACTAAATCTGCCGCAAGCGCCACCCGTTCCGTCAAACAATGCTCTAAGGCCTCTCTGATATGTCTGATAGGTACAACTTCTAATGCTTTCAAGTTGGCAAAGCTCTCCTGCCAGTTGTCATAGGGGATAAGCACTTTTTTGACACCTGTTAGACTGGCCGCCTCTAACTTGGCGGCGACACCCCCCACTGGCTTGACTAAGCCCCGCACCGAAATCTCGCCGGTCATAGCCACCAAGTTATTGACAGGGAGTTGCTTAACCGCTGAATAGATGCCTATGGCCATGGCTAGGCCTGCTGAGGGGCCGTCCACGGGTGTGCCACCCGGAAAATTGATATGTATGTCAAAGCCCCTCGGGTCAACATCTAAGAGACTCTTGAGCGCGGTCAGCACCGTGTCGACAGAGCTTAAGACCATGCTCCTCCTTCTAATGAGGTGGGTGCTGGTGCCGATTTCTTCTTCCTCGGCAATGCCAGTCACTTTGATAGTGCCAGCCCCCCCTGTAGCAGATGCTGCCACCTCGAGCTCTAGCAGTGTACCTAGCGCTGGCCCAAATACGGCTAGACCATTGACGGCCCCCACTTGGGCAAAACTCGGAATCTTAGGTTCATGACGTGGGGTGCAATTGGTAGAGTTAACTACCCATTCGATATCTGCCGCGCCTAGATGGGTGCGGCCCTCCCCACCAGCCACTCCGGCAGCAATTTGGATAATATTTACGGCCTCGCGCCCATTGTGGGCATAGCGCGACAGCAGGCTACAGGCCTGGTCATCTAGCTCGATGCCGACACGGGTAGCGGCATTGCGCGCAATTTGGCCAAGCTGCTCGCTCCGCAGGGGACGAAAGAAAATTTCTAGGCAACGTGAGCGTATGGCGGGAGATATACACTCTGGCGAGCGAGTAGTTGCCCCTACCATGCGAAAGTCAGCCGGTAGACCGCGTTGAAAAATATCGTGGATATGGCCTGGGATATTGTTATCTTCAGAGGAATAGTAAGCGCTCTCCAGAAACACCTTGCGGTCTTCCAGCACTTTGAGCAACTTGTTCATCTGTACGGGGTGGAGCTCCCCAATTTCATCGATAAAAAGCACTCCACCGTGCGCCTTAGTGACGGCACCGAGTTTAGGTTGGGGGATGCCAGCCATGCCAAGAGGCCCGGCTCCCTGGTAGATGGGGTCGTGTACCGAGCCGATGAGCGGATCGGCAATCCCCCGCTCATCGAAGCGGGCGGTGGTGGCGTCGAGCTCCATAAAAATTGCGTCGCGCGAGAAAGGGGAACCAGGTGTACGCTTGGCTTCCTCTAAGACGAGACGAGCGGCAGCTGTTTTACCCACGCCAGGGGGGCCGTAGATGATGACATGTTGGGGGTTTTGTCCGCACAAGGCTGCCCGCAAGGCCTTTATGCCGTCGCCCTGCCCTACTATGTCGGCAAAAGAGGATGGACGAGTCTTCTCGGCCAGTGGTTCAGTAAGAGCGATCTTGCGCAACTTACTTAACTTCTCCACCTCGCGGCGCGACTCTTTTTCTATAGCCACTTTGTTGCCTTGCTGTGAGCGTAACAGGTTCAGAAAGTACAGCCCTATAACCACCGCGAAAAATACTTGCACTACATAAAATACACCGCCCATGTTCACATCCCTCACCTCGCTCATAGTGTGTACTCGAGGTGAGAAAAACAAACATGGACGGCTTGGCGATTCTTAGGCAGTAACTTCCTTTTTCCGGCGGGGCTTGGTGCTCTCAGTCAGCAAAAGAGGCGGTTCGCTCTTAGTTATGGCTTCTTCAGTTATGACGCACTTTTTGATATCGGTGCGCGATGGAGCCTCGTACATAACGTTGAGCATGATCTTTTCCATGATGGCGCGCAGTCCGCGTGCTCCGGTGTTGCGCTTGATGGCTTCGTGAGCAATAGCCCGCAAGGCTTCGGTTTTGAACTCGAGGTCTACCCCATCATAGTCGAGTAGCTTCGTGTACTGCTTGACTAGGGCGTTCTTAGGCTCTGTCAGCACTCGTACCAACGCGTCTTCATCGAGACGGTCAAGCGTGGCCACGACGGGGATTCGCCCAACAAACTCAGGTATCAGGCCAAACTTGAGCAAATCACCCGGCAAGACTTGCCGCAAAAGCTCCCCAATAGGGGTTTCTGCCCGTGACTTTACATCCGCGCCAAAACCCATGGCCCTCTTACCGATACGGTTCTCGATTATTTTTTCTAAACCGTCAAAAGCTCCACCACAGATAAAGAGAATGTTAGTCGTGTCAATCTGCAAGAACTCTTGGTGTGGGTGTTTGCGGCCACCCTGCGGTGGAACACTAGCTACCGTACCCTCGAGAATCTTAAGCAAGGCCTGTTGCACGCCTTCGCCCGACACATCGCGAGTAATGGAGGGATTGTCTGACTTACGGGCGATTTTGTCGACCTCGTCAATATAGATAATCCCCTTTTCCGCGCGTTCAATATCGTAGTCAGCGTTCTGAATGAGTTTAAGCAAGATGTTCTCTACATCTTCGCCTACGTATCCTGCCTCGGTGAGTGAAGTCGCGTCGGCAATGGCGAAAGGAACGTTCAAGATTTTAGCCAGACTGTGTGCCAAAAGCGTTTTACCTACACCGGTCGGCCCAATAAGCGCGATATTGCTCTTAGTGAGCTCGACGTC is a window encoding:
- the clpX gene encoding ATP-dependent Clp protease ATP-binding subunit ClpX, whose translation is MGKFDDRNAVKCSFCGKAQEQVKKLIAGPGVYICDECVELCMEIVEEESQQGQDVELKEVPKPHIIKEFLDQWVIGQEDAKRILAVAVYNHYKRIYATPGKGDDVELTKSNIALIGPTGVGKTLLAHSLAKILNVPFAIADATSLTEAGYVGEDVENILLKLIQNADYDIERAEKGIIYIDEVDKIARKSDNPSITRDVSGEGVQQALLKILEGTVASVPPQGGRKHPHQEFLQIDTTNILFICGGAFDGLEKIIENRIGKRAMGFGADVKSRAETPIGELLRQVLPGDLLKFGLIPEFVGRIPVVATLDRLDEDALVRVLTEPKNALVKQYTKLLDYDGVDLEFKTEALRAIAHEAIKRNTGARGLRAIMEKIMLNVMYEAPSRTDIKKCVITEEAITKSEPPLLLTESTKPRRKKEVTA
- the lonB gene encoding ATP-dependent protease LonB, whose amino-acid sequence is MSEVRDVNMGGVFYVVQVFFAVVIGLYFLNLLRSQQGNKVAIEKESRREVEKLSKLRKIALTEPLAEKTRPSSFADIVGQGDGIKALRAALCGQNPQHVIIYGPPGVGKTAAARLVLEEAKRTPGSPFSRDAIFMELDATTARFDERGIADPLIGSVHDPIYQGAGPLGMAGIPQPKLGAVTKAHGGVLFIDEIGELHPVQMNKLLKVLEDRKVFLESAYYSSEDNNIPGHIHDIFQRGLPADFRMVGATTRSPECISPAIRSRCLEIFFRPLRSEQLGQIARNAATRVGIELDDQACSLLSRYAHNGREAVNIIQIAAGVAGGEGRTHLGAADIEWVVNSTNCTPRHEPKIPSFAQVGAVNGLAVFGPALGTLLELEVAASATGGAGTIKVTGIAEEEEIGTSTHLIRRRSMVLSSVDTVLTALKSLLDVDPRGFDIHINFPGGTPVDGPSAGLAMAIGIYSAVKQLPVNNLVAMTGEISVRGLVKPVGGVAAKLEAASLTGVKKVLIPYDNWQESFANLKALEVVPIRHIREALEHCLTERVALAADLVPAIHCPH